Proteins encoded by one window of Lathyrus oleraceus cultivar Zhongwan6 chromosome 1, CAAS_Psat_ZW6_1.0, whole genome shotgun sequence:
- the LOC127087094 gene encoding SNF1-related protein kinase regulatory subunit gamma-1-like: protein MRYPQYHSKHESHGFKENKARRLTFSGDSAAMKSSYPPPFAKLFTPSPEDKTMAKDAPQAANNLGEDFYKVILQEEPFKSTTVGLILKSYRWAPFVPVAKNSAMLTVLLLLSKYRSRNVPVIEPGNPDIVNFITQSAVVQGLEGCRGRDWFDNIAARPLSDLGLPFMSADKVISVQSNELILEAFKIMRDHQIGGLPVVEGPTKTIVGNLSIRDIRYLLLKPEIFSNFR, encoded by the exons ATGCGCTACCCTCAATATCACTCTAAACACGAAAGCCATGGTTTCAAAGAGAATAAAGCAAGAAGGCTCACCTTCAGCGGTGATTCGGCGGCTATGAAGAGTTCGTATCCTCCTCCTTTCGCTAAGCTTTTCACGCCGTCGCCTGAAG ATAAAACCATGGCTAAAGATGCTCCTCAAGCTGCAAATAACCTTGGCGAAGACTTTTACAAAGTAATATTGCAAGAAGAACCCTTCAAGTCAACAACG GTGGGATTAATACTGAAATCATACCGATGGGCACCTTTTGTTCCAGTTGCAAAAAACAGTGCTATGTTGACCGTCTTACTGCTTCTCTCAAAATATCGGTCGAGGAATGTACCGGTGATAGAACCTGGTAATCCAGACATTGTAAACTTCATTACTCAGTCAGCAGTTGTCCAAGGCCTAGAAGGATGCAGAGGAAGAGATTGGTTCGACAACATTGCAGCCAGGCCTCTATCTGATCTTGGACTTCCTTTTATGTCTGCTGATAAG GTTATTAGTGTCCAGAGCAATGAATTGATTCTTGAAGCTTTCAAGATTATGAGGGATCATCAAATTGGTGGTCTTCCTGTTGTAGAGGGGCCGACTAAAACAATTGTTGGAAATTTGAGCATTAGAGACATCAGATACTTGTTGCTAAAGCCAGAAATCTTCTCCAATTTTAGGTAA
- the LOC127087085 gene encoding spermidine hydroxycinnamoyl transferase-like — protein MITSILPLVLIYKPKQNPENVIETLKNSLSKILVHYYPIAGRYSYTKGGRVELNLNTKGAVLAEAKTTKTVDDYGDFSPYESTGELIQKIDYNQPIEDIPLFLVQVTRFSDKDEASAFAIGIAYSHPLSDGAAFNKLLYSWAKIARELKPPPFILGRSDANIKRNKSMRAELLKLTAEQVEKLKKKANEFDIPKWSVHTKTCLAVNQSQI, from the coding sequence ATGATAACATCCATCCTACCACTTGTTTTAATTTACAAACCGAAACAGAACCCAGAGAATGTCATCGAAACCTTGAAAAACTCTCTCAGCAAGATTCTTGTTCATTACTATCCTATCGCTGGTCGTTATTCTTATACAAAAGGTGGTCGAGTTGAATTGAATCTCAATACAAAAGGAGCTGTTTTGGCAGAAGCTAAAACAACAAAAACAGTTGATGATTATGGTGACTTTTCACCTTACGAATCTACCGGAGAGCTTATTCAAAAAATCGATTATAATCAACCCATAGAAGACATTCCATTGTTTCTTGTTCAAGTCACACGATTCTCAGACAAAGATGAAGCTTCTGCGTTCGCTATCGGAATTGCTTACTCTCACCCTTTATCCGATGGTGCTGCTTTTAACAAATTGTTATATTCATGGGCCAAAATAGCAAGAGAGTTAAAGCCACCACCATTCATTCTTGGAAGATCTGACGCAAATATTAAAAGAAACAAGAGTATGAGAGCTGAATTATTGAAACTCACAGCAGAACAAGTTGAAAAGTTGAAGAAAAAGGCTAATGAATTTGATATTCCAAAATGGTCAGTTCACACCAAAACCTGCCTTGCTGTAAACCAAAGCCAAATATGA
- the LOC127122639 gene encoding cold-responsive protein kinase 1: protein MTCFPFSFKKTSTISKHNLDNDEDISGIHNVKIYTYKELRKATDDFSQANKIGEGGFGSVYMGRLKGGKLAAIKVLSAESRQGVKEFLTEINVISEIQHENLVKLYGCCVERNNRILVYNYLENNSLSRTLLGGSHNSIYFDWGTRCRICVGVASGLAFLHEEVRPPIIHRDIKASNILLDKDLTPKISDFGLAKLMPANATHVSTRVAGTLGYLAPEYAIGGRLTRKADIYSFGVLLVEIVSGRCNTNSRLPIEEQFILERTWELYERKELVALVDTSLNGEFDAEQACKFLKIGLLCTQESPKCRPSMSSVVKMLTGEMDVNDSTLTKPALISDFMDLKVRKNQESTTMDLKTSSSSYNTFSTSEQQDSTITSAATAQYDHSM from the exons ATGACCTGTTTCCCTTTCTCATTCAAGAAGACGTCGACTATTTCGAAACATAATCTAGACAACGACGAAG ATATTTCGGGCATTCATAATGTTAAAATCTATACCTATAAAGAACTAAGAAAGGCGACGGATGACTTTAGTCAGGCCAATAAAATCGGAGAGGGTGGTTTCGGTTCTGTCTACATG GGTCGTCTTAAAGGGGGAAAACTTGCTGCTATAAAAGTTCTTTCGGCCGAATCAAGACAAGGGGTGAAGGAATTCTTGACGGAGATTAATGTGATCTCCGAAATCCAGCATGAAAATTTGGTTAAGTTATATGGTTGTTGTGTGGAAAGAAACAACAGGATATTAGTCTACAATTACCTTGAGAATAACAGTCTTTCGCGAACTCTTCTAG GTGGAAGTCACAATAGTATCTACTTTGATTGGGGAACACGGTGTAGAATATGTGTTGGTGTTGCAAGCGGACTCGCATTTCTTCATGAAGAAGTTAGGCCTCCTATCATTCATAGGGATATAAAAGCAAGCAATATTCTTCTTGATAAAGATCTTACACCCAAGATTTCCGATTTTGGTCTTGCAAAGCTTATGCCTGCAAACGCAACTCATGTCAGCACGCGTGTAGCAGGAACATT AGGTTATTTGGCACCAGAGTATGCAATCGGAGGAAGACTTACACGAAAAGCGGACATTTACAGTTTCGGTGTCCTCCTTGTGGAGATTGTCAGTGGAAGATGTAACACGAATTCGCGACTTCCAATAGAAGAACAATTCATTCTAGAGAGG ACATGGGAACTTTACGAGCGAAAGGAACTAGTTGCACTGGTAGATACATCGCTAAACGGAGAATTTGACGCCGAGCAGGCCTGTAAATTTCTGAAGATTGGCCTTCTTTGCACTCAAGAATCTCCAAAGTGTCGTCCGTCCATGTCTTCTGTGGTCAAGATGCTTACCGGAGAAATGGATGTTAATGACAGTACGCTGACAAAACCGGCTTTAATTTCCGATTTTATGGACCTCAAAGTCAGAAAGAATCAAGAAAGTACTACAATGGATTTgaagacttcatcttcttcataCAATACATTCTCTACCTCGGAGCAACAGGACTCTACCATTACATCAGCTGCAACTGCACAATATGATCACAGCATGTAA